tatcatgtcgggtttcctgctggctataaatagcccaccccatccaccataaattggtggatgctcagagttagtgcacggcttttgtcgtttgagagcaacccacctccgaagccctTGATAGAGAATCCTTATGAGGACAAAACGCAAAACACCCAAAGCCCAAAGAGTgttggcatcactaaagtctttctgtccacaTGATCTGAAGACtttttacacttgaggactgtgtatcctccaaccggttaggcgtcacgttctgaggatccaagagtcattgtggatcgccggtgaacggagtttgtgaaggtttggaagtctaccttgaagacttaccagagtgattgggcgaggactaagtgtccttagctcaaggggaataaggtgaagacatggtcttctgagttcaatctcagcctccataaccatacgtacaactgtcacagcaactggaactagtctaccaaatccttgtcttcaccaagctactggttctatcccttaCCTTATTGACatttcagtttgtcttcatgaagtcattgcttgtttaCCTGATTTGTTTGTCTTCACTGAGCGAAGACTTTctcctgtttggcttcatactgtcttcccaTTCCGATCTgctctacctagctgctattagtctttgtgttGTCACTGTACtgtttacttgactatggcttgtctagtgtagacTATCTTCCGCTTCATATTGTATAGGTGCTGTTTGATTGTCTGTCTTTGAAGATCTTGCATATTTTTAAGACTTccgtaaaaattgcctattcacccccctctagtcgataactagcactttcaagtatgaccatcacctcccacaactcctttgtgttctactcgtgcatatcatctacgcatagacccgaCTCATGATGCTACTATTGGGGAACGTTCCAtggaaaaaaaattctacacacactcaagatctatccatggatatgcatagctacgagaggggagagcatctacgtacccttgtagatcgctaagtcgaagcgtttatcacgcggttgatgtagtcgtactctttgcCCTCCGATCACGATcgaaccgatctagtgccgaacggacggcacctccgagtttagcacacgtgcggcttgatgacgtctcctccttattggtccagcaagcgggagaggagaaCTAGATGAGATCACATTCAACACGACgatgtggtggtgatggtggtggtggagcactgacagtgcttcgctaagcgtcgtcgggacgaggcggtggaactacggagtaacgagagaatgaggggcgccaagggcttggtgtgtgcTCTTGGGGCTCCCcttccctctatatataggtggaggggcgtgggaaatagcccctccaagccctagggcgcagctaagggggagatgacttgaactccaagtccaatccaattcctactaggactccttccttttttgccttccctagccacatgcgcttttgaggacttggtgcgcctagcccaataaggtcAGGGTGCCTCCCTGCAGCCCATGCTAGGCCTTGGGtcatggtggacccacttgtggactttcggacccctccggaaccttctggaagcttcccggtacaataccaaaaaaaccgcacctttttccggaacccaaaatatgacttcccatatataaatatttacctctcgaccattccgagactcctcgtgacgtccgggatcccatccgtaactccgaacaacatttggttaccactcatcaaatatcccaatactactcttgCATTAACatacgttaagcgtgcgaccctgtgggttcgggaattatgtagtcatgaccaagacacctcttcggtcaataaccaatagccggaGCTGGATGCCCAtgttgattcctacatattccataaAGATCTGGacatttatgacaacatacataattccctggttctgtcggtatgttacttgcccaagattcgattgtctgtatctctatacctagttcaatctcattatcggcaagtctctttactcgttccgtaatgcatcatcttgcaactaactccttggtcactttgcttgcaaccttcttgtgatgtgtattaccgagagggcccagagatacctctccggtacatggagggacaaatcccaatctcgatccatgacaactcaacaaacaccttcggagatacatgtagagcatctttatgatcacccagttacgttgtgacattttatagcacacaagaCATTCCTCCGGAGTCTGGGAATTTCATGATCTCATtgtcgaagaaacatgtatttgacatcaaCAAAGTAGTAGTAATAAACTggacgatcatatgctatgctaacggttggggtcttctccatcacatcattctcctgatgatgtggtcccattatcaagtgacaacacatgtctaaggttaggaaacattaaccatcttttgatcaatgagctagtttagtagaggctcactagggacacgatatttgtttatgtatccacacatgtatttaagtttccggtcaatacaattctagcatgaataaaaaacctttatcatgattaaggaaatattataataatcatgttattattgcctctagggcataattccatcataagggccgccgaggcccgtatcgcggcggtggaggcggcgaccgcagaggaggaagccattcACACCCGCATTGTGAAGAAACGGCAGCGGAAGAACACGCGCGCCCTCACCCGTGAGCAGAATCGGGCGGTCcgtgccatggccggactgccatcaaaggaggagaaggaggacatcGATGGTGAGGACAGCTCCGGCGACGAGCAGATCCAACTCGATCCGTACTGCGTCTTCGACCGGTACTTCCgtgagaaggacggcaagggcgccgggaagggcaagggcagccgtggatgaactccatcATAACCAAACATGTCAAATTTTGATAGTCCGATGGCATGTTTAGTGTAGTGTGATGGAGTAGCCGGACGATGCGTGTGCGTCGACGTATTTGTATGTGTTTGTATGTATTTGAGATATGATAATTGATGTGTGAGGATATGAATTGTATTTTTTGAGGCGTGTCTAATGAGTGCCCGCGGACGTTTAAGACGCCAGatttccggttgtagatgctcttaaatTTACTAGTACTGCTATGCAATCGAAACGAAGGAGGTGGAGTCCAAGCCGGTCAGTCGAGTACCTACGCTGCTCACACCCACTGCTAAAGACTAGAAACACAATGGTTAGTTGCCTGCACGTGGCAGGGCGTCCCAAGCACGTGCGTGGCCCCATGGACCATAACGCCGATCAGAGCCGCGCCCCTGGCCCTGCCCCCTGCCCTTGGGTTGACTAGTTTCTCACCGACTCATCCGAAGTCCTCTGCGAACGGCACCAAAAACTCGCAACAACACAAAGCACACTTGGAAGCCTACACGCGGACAAACCTCGGCGACCAACGAAGGACAACAGCGCTCATCAGCGTCGTGCAAAAAAACATGCTAGCTACCGAAGCTGGCGCAGCAAtttccctccctcttcctcctcctcctcccctgctctAGTCCGGAGACATAAAAAATACAACTACTGAGAAAAAGAATCCCACTATCTCATGACATATGGAGGAGAGAGAAGGGCGAGCAATCCCACTACGGTCATCCACAAGACATTCCTTCCTCTCTCTCTACCGTGTGCTCGAGACGACATctagctgctcctcctcctctcctcgcccCGCTCCTCGTTCTCCCCTCCTGTTCGTAGCGCAGCCGGCGAGGATTTTTGTTGAGCAGGAGCAGCAATTGGGATCGATCCTTGGATGGATGCGGCCCAGTGGCACCAGGTAAGCTGATTGGTGTTCATACGTGACCACCTCAAACCCAGGTTACTACAACATCGGTACGCATCTAGGGCCATGCATGCAAGATCTCCCGCCTCAGGCTGGCCGGATGGCTTGTGTTCTTGTGGATCTTGCTGCTGTGTTCTTGCCTTCTTGGTCCACTATTTTTTCTACCGTGCCCTTGATCTTCACGCCCGCTTTCCTTGATGGGATATGACGATCTTGGGCGCCCTTTCTCTTCTTGGGAACCGCCATGGCCAACCTTTTGTTTCTGGCGCAGATCTACGCATGTATGGCCATCTGTGTCTCTCttctctccccttctcttctgtcCGCGTGTTGTCTTCTCCGTTGGCGTCGAGCTCAGGGCTCGGGGCCTTTAATTCTCCCCTGTCTCCGCTTTTAATCCTCGAAAGGCGCATACACGGGCACGCACCGCTTTTCTTTGCCTTTGTTCCTGCCTTTCTTTCTTATCCTTTCCCCTCATCCTTTTCATCTTTTCATCTCTCTTTTCCCCTAGCTTTCTTTCCCCTTCTCTTTCCTCCGGCGCCTTGCATCAAAAGAGCAGCCATGTCTTGGATGATGTAGCAGCAGCAGTACTGCCACAAGCGCAACCCTACAAACAaagttgagttttgtgtggtggtGGGGGTGTGTTTCTCTCTCATCTTTTCGTCTCCTTTTTTCCCCAACCTTTTTTCATTCTCCTTTTCCCCGCCCTTTAATCTCACTTTGTATCCATTTGCTTGGTTCTTTGTTGCACCATAACCATAAGAATCATCCTCACACCTCAGGCTCTCATAGTCATGTCAAACCCCATCCATTTTCCCATATACAGCATTTTCTTGGCTTACTTGCCTTAACATCGAGGATTTGGCTTTGTGATATCTACTAATGAGGTGCAATATGTGTTCGTCAACAGGGGCTAGGGCTCGTGAAGCCCATGGAGGAGATGATCATGGCTGGAAACCCAAATCCTAATTCTAATGGGAACCCGAACCCACAGCCGGCGCAGCCGTCTGGGACCGAAGCCCAGAGGGCCCCCGTTCCTGGCCCGCCGGCGGCAGGAGCGGGCGCGGCTGCCGGGACGGGCTCCACCGAGCGGAAGGCGGCGCGGCCGCAGAAGGAGAAGGCAATCAACTGCCCCAGGTGCAACTCCACCAACACCAAGTTCTGCTACTACAACAACTACAGCCTCCAGCAGCCGCGCTACTTCTGCAAGACGTGCCGCCGCTACTGGACCGAGGGCGGCTCGCTCCGGAACgtgcccgtcggcggcggctcaCGCAAGAATAAGAGATCGTCGTCCTCGGTGGTTTCGTCCGCGGTGGGCGCCGTCCCCACCTCGGCGGCGGTGTCCGGGACGGTCCCCGTCGGCGGGATGGCGGCCAAGAACCCGAAGCTGATGCACGAGGGCGCGCACGACCTCAACCTGGCGTTCCCCCACCACCACGGCCGCGTCTTGCACCCGTCGGAGTTCGCGGCGTTCCCTAGCCTGGAGAGCAGCAGCGTCTGCAACCCGGGAGGCGCCATGGCGGCCAacggcgcgggcggcgggaggGGCATGGGCGCGTTTTCCGCGATGGAGCTGCTGAGGAGCACCGGCTGCTACGTACCGATGCCGCAGGTGCAGCTCGGGATGCCGCCGGAGTACGCAGCCGCGGGATTCGCGCTTGGCGAGTTCCGCATGCCGCTGCAGCATCAGCAACACCAccatcagcagcagcaacaacaacaccaccagcagcagcagcatcaggtTCACAACATGCTCGGGTTCTCCCTGGACACGGGAGGAGGTGGCGACGCCGGGGGATACGGCGCTGGGTTGCAGGGCGCGCAGGAGAGCGCAACGGGAAGGATGTTGTTCCCGTTCGAGGACTTGAAGCCGGGTGCGAACCCAAATGGAGGAGGTGCAAGTGGCGGTGATCAGTTTGAGCACAGCAAAGaccaaggcggcggcggtggccatgaGACCCTGGGGTTCTGGAATAACAGCATGATCGGGAATGGCAGCAGCAATGAcgccggcggtggcggtggcggcggcggcggcagttcgTGGTAGGATGGCGACAGCTAGCCCAGCCGCCGTACATGCATGCATGGCTCATGCACACGCGGTTGTCAGCATGTGGAGATGATAGGGATAGAGACAAGGGAGTTAATAAGCGGTGGTGGTGATTAGTGTTACATATGGCGTTTGATCTCTCTTTTGGTTGCGTTTGGTTTTTCTACTGTTCTTGGCCTTCCTTCTTAATTTCTTGGTGTTTTGTTCATGTGTGTGGTTATCAGACTTGGGGGGCTAACACAGCTGAGTACACAGATTAAGTAACTACTATTTGTCTTCTCCAATTGAATCTCTCATTTCCGAGAGTGTTCCTTGTGTGAATTTCATATGAAGTTGTTCATGTAGAATCTGCAGGGATGCACCTTCTTTTTGTACATCGATCGGGTTGAATGCAAGTAGATTGGCATTGGTCAGACTCTTGTTTTGTCTTTGGATTTTGCATGCATGCATCGGGCCAGGCAGTATGTTGGTGAATGGATGTGGCAAAGGTTCATTCAATGAAGGATTGGCATCATCATCCGTCAGTCAGTCAACACTCAACGCATTGCTCTACAGTCGGTTTGACACACTGTGCAGGCTGCAGAGTCCGTGCAAGAGATAATGAGATATACTAGATCGGTTTGCTGTGCTGATCAAGAGGGGAGGCCTACCTAGTAGCAGGCGTGTTTTCTTGATTTGTTCATTTACATCGTGATTCCTGATTAATCCAGGGCTTAGAACAACTTGTAATGTGTATTTTATTGTCGTTTATATTAATACAAAATACATTAATATATAGACATATTTTCCTCATCATTCACAACATGTATTTTTTTCTCTCCTGCATACCTGTCAGCACATATTTACCCCCCTCCTTCTGTGCTCTTTGCTTGTAGCAGGCAGGCTACCTCTGAGATGTCGTATCTCGCCATCATCCCAAAGCCAAGAATCTTCCAGCCATGAAAAGCACTAGCGGTAGGAGGAGAAAAGCATCGGAATGGAGAAAGAGAGAATATGTATGTATGACAAACACACACCCCCATTATCATATGCTAGACCATTTGTGAGTGAATGCCGTGCTCGTTTGTACGATCCATGAGACCATGGTATTTTTCTAAGCCAGTAGGTACCATCTTGCACGCCCCTTGCATCCTGCCCAGAGTACCTGGCCTCTTTTTTAATCTTTTGTTTTCCTTGAATTCTAGGAGTACCATTTTTACTATATAAAACAAGTGCTCCAATTCTTTGGAGCCCACAAAAACATTCTCCTAGGGATGGAGTACTAGTACAGTAGTTCGTCACCTTATTGCATTTGGCCAACCTTATACAAATACTACCACTGTCATATTTAATGTGCTGCTACGACTACTCATCATCAAGGAAGATAAGATATGGTATGGTATGTTTGGGTATGTGTGCAACGCAAGTGCAACCATGTCCTACAGTTCTAGTAGGCCACTGACCCATACATCTGGTTCCCATAGCTCTCTGTGCATCGTCCTTCCTATGCTACTAGCGTACTACAATTGGCCATTTAGCCGTGGTCACCAATATTTAAGTCATAACCTCAAATGATCACCATATTTTTCCTGCTTGTGCTCTAGCTATTCCATAACATGTCTCTAGTGATCTTGAGGCAAAGTGGCTAAAAACCAGAAAATAACATTGCTAAAGCGGCGGGTATTCTTTAGAACGCGAGGGAGGAGGAGTATGTGTCTATTAGACAGTCTAACGTTGGATTTGTTAATACTACTAAGTTGTCTAAGATTTTCTCATGTATTTTTTGTTTTGAAAAGTGCGATATCAGTTAAGCGAAACAACCATGTGAGAAGTGCAAGTTGCACCTCACACCAAACTAAAGCTGCACTTCTCTTAAACGACTAAGACATATGAAAAATCTTAGTCGTGTTAATTATAGATGGTTGAGCTCGGGATCAGAATATGACTTTCGCCCATCTAACATATTTACAGATTTTACTTTGGAACAAATTAAAATTCTGCCCAGTCAGCAGGTTCTTCGTACCTCCATGTCCGTTTTGTAGTTATATGGTGGTTCTTTGTGAACCACATTGAGCTGATTCACTGGCGCGGAGCTTGCAACAAGGGGACCAACACCTACGGAGGTCTCTGTTGACTTCCTCTTCATATCCCTTGAAGCTTTGCAGTGTTTCATACGGTTCATCTTTCCGTTCATAGATACTGCAGACATCTATGTCTCCTGGTTCAGCAAACCGAGTTTCCACATTTTTACATTCACTGCTCATTGCGTCCTTGAAACCTTCAACGTAGTAAATCTTTCCTCTGGCTGATAGTTGAATTTCTTCATTACTATAGTAAATCTTTCCTCCGGCTGATGGTTGAATTTCTTCATTATACCATTGAATTATATGGTTGTTATTTTCTCTATAAGACGTTTGGCTTCATTTTCTAGTAAAGACATAAATATTCGTCCTGCATAACAATCAAGTATACATTTagattcgtcagcaagtccatggTAAAATATATGAATTATAAAATGTTTGGTAAAACCATGATTTGGGCATTGGTGCAAAGTTTTGAAAATCTCCTCCGATCTTGTGATAAGCTTTATCCTATCTTCAGTTGGAGTGCGCCATTTCTTTGTGAAGTTCTGCTATTTTTGATTCGGGAAAGAATTTATACATGAGTTTATTGGTGTACTCATCCCAGGTGGTGACTTAATGATGTGGCAGTTCATCGAACCATTTCTTAGTATTACTCTCAGTGACCATTTAAAAAGTTTAAGTAAACAAATTCTCAGGACACATCTTCCTCCTTGATATTACCGCAAAGTGTGCTGAGATATGTTTCGTCAAGTACCTAAAGACAATGCAGGAACCACACATTATTTGTATGATAGTGGGACGTAATATTAGGTCACCCGATGGACATGGGGTACGAGTTTTAGAAGGTTGAAAAATACGCTAGGTGTAAGCGAGGTGGTGgaccattgcctagcgcctaggagACAGTTAATTACCATAAGTGTGGTCTAGGCGGTCCTGTAGTTTTGACTATCATGGGCTTATTGTGAGTATTTTATGTGCATATACATGAACTTTTTAACATGTAAGTGAATACACTATTAGCTACTGCCATTGAAATATGACCTATTTGGCCCGTCAATGCAACATGGTACGATTTTTCATTCGAGTGGACATCCCATTGCTTGCACAGCCTAGACTACTACTTATGCGCAGACGAGACATTTTGCCGTGGCCTAGAACCTAAGCGTAACTAAGCGCCCACTAGGTGTTGCTTTTTTTTCCCAACAAACTGTTTACTTTGGTTTGTGACCTTGGGCGGCTAGTAACAACCCTAATCCTTCTTGTCTGAAATTATATCACCAAGGGGATACATTGATTGGGTACAAGATGTTTTTTGCCAAGTGGGGGCTTAACTCGACGAGTTGGCGATGGACGATCTAGACATGATGACTAGATCATATCTAATCCGATCCACTAAGCTAATCTGATGGATCTCAAGGCCTTGAGTGCTTTGGGATCTGATTAAAGATGTCCGCCTGTCCCCTAGCATAACTGGTAAGATTGTCAATCTTACTACCCTATCTAGTTACATGGGTTAAACACAAGTTTGTATGGAAGATTGATTGCACAGGAAAAGAACTAAAAGCAAGAATTGTAAAGAGCGTTGATCGAGGTTGGAAGAAATAGGAAGAAGAATGGACCGGgatccataggttcactagtggtttctctctgAAAGCTAGCATGGTGTGATGAACCAATTACAGTTGCACATTGATTAAATTGCACTTTTTACGAGTATGATTATACATGGCATAACAACATATGAGCATCAcgtccaaacatctacaaaatttATCCAACTGCATATGCAGCTAATAGTCCACCAAAaactgctatccatcatgcatcttaaAGTATTAAGCAACAAAATAGAGTATTACATTAGGTCCGATGGCATGTAGATGTTatattggcttcaccctgcgctcTTCAAACCTCTTGGAGACCATCTATCAAACTTGGCAAAGAAAGACAAATAGATTGGAGAGTGTATACATATAATAATTTTGTAGCAAAGAAACCAAATTGATATGAGAAgaattcatggatagatctgatcataaagtgacaaATCATCCCATTGCAACAGATGACACAACATAATATATCTGATGGATCACAATAATGTAGGCAACTAATGTGAAGCAAGTGAGTGGAAACTATCTAGCTATTGCTATGGACCCATATTCCAAAGGAAACTACCCACGAGTGATCATGGTGGCCTTCCAGTTAATGAGATGGCCACtgagatgattccccccctccggcagagtaccagacAAGACATCAAGGTTTTACCACTTCAAACCAAAGAGGTGCGAAAGTGGAAACAGAGAAACTCCTCGGTGGTTATGGTTTTTGAGCGAAACAAAAATATAAGCGTCGAGAGGCAGTGCAGTGGAGGACTAGGGGGGCCATGTGGGTCCATGATGCgccactgatatgtctccatcgtatctacttttccaaacacttttgctcttgttttggactctaatttcatgatttggatgaaactaacccagactgacgttgtttttaacacaactaccatggtgttgtttttgtgcagaaatgaaagttctcggaattgggcgaaagtttttggagattttttatggaatatataaaaataccggAGTAAAGGCCTATAGGAGAGGACCCACCAGTTGCCCACGAAGCACAAGGGCGCGACCCCCCTAGGCATACCCTAgtaccttgtggggcccacgtggctccgGTGACCGTAATCTcagcactataaattcctatttcccgAGAAAAAAATAACGgaggaagtttcatcatgttttacaatacggtgtcgtcgccacctcctgttcttcatcgggaggccagatctagagtctgttcggggcaccggagagggggatctttcgtcttcatcatcatcaaccgtcctccatcaccaatttcatgatgctcaccgccgggagtgagtaattcctttgaggctttctggacagtgatgggttggacaagatttatcatgtaatcgagttagttttgttaggcttgATCCCTATtaaccactatgttctgagattgatgttgctatgactttgctatgcttaatgcttgtcactagggccttcATATCTGAACACTttatgttttgatgaatatatttgtgttcttgatcctaccatgcaagttgtatgcacctgctacgtgttatgatctgcataccccaaggtgacaacaattgggattctttccggtgattaccatagtttgaggagttcatgtattcattatgtgttaatgctttgttccggttctctattaaaaggaggtcttaatatcccttagtttccttatggaccccgctgccatgggagggtagaacaaaagatgtcatgcaagttcttattataagcacgtatgactatatacggaatacatgcctacattacattgatgaattggagctagttttgtgtcgctCTAGGCCgcgactgttacatgatgaatgtcatccaacacaaatatccatcactgatccaatgcctatgcttttcatatattgatctttgctaagttactactactgctgctgttgttacaatcgctacaaaacCACTACTGTtgctgttactattgctactgttaccactgctatcaaaatatcatattactgtgctactaatcactccgctgtagatatttagttctccaggtgtggttgaattgacaactcaactgcttatacttgtgaatattctttggctccccttgtgttgagtcaataaatttgggttgaatactctaccctcgaaaactattgcaatcccctatacttttgggttatcaagacctttttctggcgccattgccggggagcatagctctatttgctgGGGATtgatatatgttgatcactatgaagaatctgaaataCAGTAGAACCAAGATCGTACCTCTAGGATGAGGGGAAGTAAGGAatttccatctagctctgcacttgattcaccttctgttttgagtatgcTTGTGACACCACCCACCTGCTATAcaatctgatatgtcgcaagtaattgatgatgctacttctgctatgaatgatgctattgatgatgctagtactatGCTTAATgaaactgtgccactaggtgaattccttgatgaacaacttgctaaagctaaagaacttgaaattattgaaactgatgaaattTATGATTCACCTATTAGACCTGGCTCTCTTAAAATTTAAAAGCCTAAAatacccgagggttatgttatggatgagaagatagctagagaatttcttgcttgtaatgatagagaggaTGTTAAAAAATACAatgtaagctgaaagaaaaatctctgaatgcaagaatgaaatatgatcctaaatttgctacttcacctatctttgttactgataaggattttaTGAATTCTCTGCCAATCCTGAGTTGATaattttggttgaatctgatccttttgatggttatgaatctaaaactgttgtgacacatcgtactaacactactagggaaaagcctatacacagaatcttagcagcagcgcggctcaaaaaggagcgctgctgctaactagtagtagcgcgtgtgcgggaaactcgctgctgataagtttttagcagtagcgcgctcagcgtaaaatgcgctgctacaaatatcgaccggcggtgttcCCCTAActctatttagcagtagcgcggtcccgcgaaccgcgctactgctaaggatatagtagtagcgcgcttttgcTGAGATCGCTGTTGCTAAATTTCAAATTGCCGCACTTTTTCgtcccagttagcagtagcgccgtatcccaaagcgcgctactgctaattccttagcagcagcgcgttttagatcccgcgctactgctaacccgcaccaacacACCAcattttccccacccgtccctcc
Above is a window of Triticum aestivum cultivar Chinese Spring chromosome 6B, IWGSC CS RefSeq v2.1, whole genome shotgun sequence DNA encoding:
- the LOC123137649 gene encoding dof zinc finger protein 2 isoform X2, which codes for MEEMIMAGNPNPNSNGNPNPQPAQPSGTEAQRAPVPGPPAAGAGAAAGTGSTERKAARPQKEKAINCPRCNSTNTKFCYYNNYSLQQPRYFCKTCRRYWTEGGSLRNVPVGGGSRKNKRSSSSVVSSAVGAVPTSAAVSGTVPVGGMAAKNPKLMHEGAHDLNLAFPHHHGRVLHPSEFAAFPSLESSSVCNPGGAMAANGAGGGRGMGAFSAMELLRSTGCYVPMPQVQLGMPPEYAAAGFALGEFRMPLQHQQHHHQQQQQQHHQQQQHQVHNMLGFSLDTGGGGDAGGYGAGLQGAQESATGRMLFPFEDLKPGANPNGGGASGGDQFEHSKDQGGGGGHETLGFWNNSMIGNGSSNDAGGGGGGGGGSSW
- the LOC123137649 gene encoding dof zinc finger protein 2 isoform X1 — translated: MDAAQWHQGLGLVKPMEEMIMAGNPNPNSNGNPNPQPAQPSGTEAQRAPVPGPPAAGAGAAAGTGSTERKAARPQKEKAINCPRCNSTNTKFCYYNNYSLQQPRYFCKTCRRYWTEGGSLRNVPVGGGSRKNKRSSSSVVSSAVGAVPTSAAVSGTVPVGGMAAKNPKLMHEGAHDLNLAFPHHHGRVLHPSEFAAFPSLESSSVCNPGGAMAANGAGGGRGMGAFSAMELLRSTGCYVPMPQVQLGMPPEYAAAGFALGEFRMPLQHQQHHHQQQQQQHHQQQQHQVHNMLGFSLDTGGGGDAGGYGAGLQGAQESATGRMLFPFEDLKPGANPNGGGASGGDQFEHSKDQGGGGGHETLGFWNNSMIGNGSSNDAGGGGGGGGGSSW